In a genomic window of Spiroplasma melliferum:
- a CDS encoding bifunctional preprotein translocase subunit SecD/SecF, with protein sequence MGKKEQVKIIKEPKNKKAISRLIIRIGTLIVLIIAMIVGAFFSADSFRYSYRTGIAYSGGYQAQIDVFDKRDPNYSPDTPNGDSKKGLELLRNKLDPLSNQNLYLQTLGRNSVEVIVGKDMFKSYSELSKTIQRLGALYLTDSKGKDLLISDNNGTKERTPLSDVISGSVTGVDQARRPIITLEIKNQQKWDSIINSLKPSEGGGQAQPLYIWTDIGQMIDDLRHDTDNLQAIANLFSVDIPRKVSSTDWTNIYHIFDMEYYDNGTAQIQPGNLLDLALRYPISQVKEWMEDSRFRFTTVPTNRLLIDPNDKAATTNAYIDPLRPYLQTIIEYNSALTEAYKKYVINWNSIKIGTGAAENSNQITTSTETEARQISNLINGGLSGLEFTIRGYREIPPVVSANVFKISMIILGVLVLAIFIVLLVYYRLFGLIAILTLLFTIISTLYFSSLLKVEISPESIAALIIAFGLSLEGNLLFFSRYKRERYENNIPFEPAMKIANKQTIAVFVDALVVLIILGLSLFWTGTNNIKSFATILLVGLIIAIIMVFAVARLMYWIVIKLHWQEKYHWLDVSRFSLWTWLVKKQSRTLTMDVKKVDSSATDPPPKTELNVTANGETEFAASTPAENKKPKQIKHGKWTFYNITKWTPIVGIILLIIALAIGFAGKANIANSIKPGINITINEDLWGTDGSKQVPDEVAIAKLKTQIEEYQQITHHNFSFNIYVIKRQDSGNSNRILVVSTNITKGTFERDLLSSIASYYGASPSDASLSLQQTDPVMEGYILKIAAISLAIGLACIFVYTLFRLDWAQFVGMVLAAIFTLVVTIAIAIITQLLITFEMSIAFLTIFGFAIAFGTMVMVRAKQNKKTINIREYETFFAYMSEHRVQIKRLRRAHKVYYQEELKKLAIKNPDLKLKALKKQYREQLHRVELAAKDIKSKNHKIIREIRKEFRVYNYEHNFLQKVANVTIKQMLQHCLTLGIMFAILLITLAAFSGAWFGFNVVILIGLIIGMFATLFVAIPIWVALEKYRALNKIRVKNYLDSQRVEVDEQVVVGIND encoded by the coding sequence ATGTTTTTGACAAAAGAGACCCTAATTATTCACCTGATACCCCAAATGGAGATAGCAAAAAAGGTTTAGAATTATTACGAAATAAATTAGATCCTTTATCAAACCAAAATTTATATTTACAAACATTAGGGCGTAATTCGGTTGAAGTTATTGTTGGAAAAGATATGTTTAAATCTTACAGTGAATTAAGTAAAACAATTCAACGATTAGGAGCACTTTACTTAACTGATAGTAAGGGAAAAGATTTATTAATTAGTGATAATAATGGCACAAAAGAACGAACACCATTAAGCGATGTTATTTCTGGTTCAGTAACAGGAGTTGACCAAGCACGTCGACCAATTATTACATTAGAAATTAAAAATCAACAAAAGTGAGATAGCATTATTAATAGTTTAAAGCCATCAGAAGGTGGAGGGCAAGCACAACCACTATATATTTGAACTGATATTGGTCAAATGATTGATGATTTACGACATGATACTGATAATCTGCAAGCAATTGCAAATTTGTTTAGTGTTGATATTCCTAGAAAAGTTTCTTCAACTGATTGAACAAATATTTATCATATTTTTGATATGGAATATTATGACAATGGTACAGCACAAATTCAACCTGGGAATTTGTTAGACTTAGCATTAAGGTATCCAATTTCGCAAGTTAAAGAATGAATGGAAGATAGTCGTTTTCGGTTTACAACAGTGCCGACAAATCGTTTATTAATTGATCCAAACGATAAAGCTGCAACAACAAATGCGTATATTGATCCATTACGACCATATTTACAAACAATTATTGAATATAATAGTGCTTTGACAGAAGCATATAAAAAATATGTTATTAATTGAAATTCAATTAAAATTGGAACTGGTGCTGCCGAAAATTCAAATCAAATTACAACATCAACAGAGACTGAAGCTCGTCAAATTAGTAACTTGATTAATGGGGGATTAAGTGGTTTAGAATTTACTATTCGTGGTTATCGTGAAATCCCACCTGTTGTTTCAGCAAATGTGTTTAAAATATCAATGATTATTTTAGGTGTTCTAGTTTTAGCCATTTTTATTGTATTATTAGTTTATTATCGTTTATTTGGTTTAATTGCCATATTAACCTTATTGTTTACAATTATTTCAACTTTGTATTTTTCATCTTTATTAAAGGTTGAAATTTCACCAGAAAGTATTGCAGCATTAATTATTGCTTTTGGATTATCGTTAGAAGGAAACTTGCTTTTCTTTTCACGGTACAAACGTGAGCGGTATGAAAATAACATCCCATTTGAGCCAGCAATGAAGATTGCCAATAAACAAACAATTGCTGTTTTTGTGGATGCTTTAGTTGTTTTAATCATATTAGGGTTATCACTATTTTGAACAGGAACTAATAATATTAAATCATTTGCCACAATTTTATTAGTTGGTTTAATTATTGCAATTATTATGGTTTTTGCCGTAGCGCGGTTAATGTATTGAATTGTCATTAAGTTACATTGACAAGAAAAATATCATTGATTAGATGTTTCACGATTTTCATTATGAACTTGATTGGTTAAAAAACAATCAAGAACCCTAACTATGGATGTTAAGAAAGTGGATTCTTCAGCGACTGATCCTCCACCTAAGACCGAATTAAACGTTACTGCTAATGGTGAAACAGAATTTGCTGCTTCAACCCCAGCAGAAAATAAAAAACCTAAACAAATAAAACATGGAAAATGAACCTTTTATAATATTACAAAATGAACCCCAATTGTAGGAATAATTTTATTAATAATTGCTTTAGCAATCGGTTTTGCTGGAAAAGCAAATATTGCTAATTCAATTAAACCGGGAATTAATATTACAATTAATGAAGATTTATGAGGAACAGATGGGTCTAAGCAAGTTCCAGATGAAGTTGCAATTGCCAAGTTAAAAACTCAAATTGAAGAGTATCAACAAATAACACATCATAATTTTAGTTTCAATATTTATGTTATTAAACGACAAGATAGTGGAAACAGTAATCGTATTTTAGTTGTTAGTACGAATATTACCAAGGGAACTTTTGAACGTGATTTGTTATCAAGCATTGCTTCATACTATGGTGCTAGCCCGAGTGATGCATCATTATCATTACAACAAACTGACCCAGTTATGGAAGGCTATATCTTAAAAATTGCGGCCATTAGCCTTGCGATTGGTTTAGCATGTATTTTTGTTTATACATTATTCCGATTAGATTGAGCACAGTTTGTTGGAATGGTGTTAGCTGCGATCTTTACGTTGGTTGTTACTATTGCTATTGCAATTATTACGCAGTTGTTAATTACCTTTGAAATGTCCATTGCTTTCTTAACAATTTTTGGTTTTGCAATTGCTTTTGGAACAATGGTGATGGTGCGAGCAAAACAAAATAAAAAAACAATTAATATCCGTGAGTATGAAACATTCTTTGCCTATATGTCAGAACATCGTGTTCAAATTAAACGTTTACGTCGTGCACATAAGGTTTATTATCAAGAGGAATTAAAAAAATTAGCAATAAAAAATCCAGATTTAAAATTAAAAGCGCTGAAAAAACAATACCGGGAACAATTACATCGGGTAGAATTAGCAGCAAAAGATATTAAAAGTAAAAACCATAAAATAATTCGAGAAATTCGAAAAGAGTTTCGAGTTTATAATTATGAACATAACTTTTTACAAAAAGTTGCTAATGTTACAATTAAACAAATGTTACAACATTGTTTAACATTAGGAATTATGTTTGCAATTTTATTAATTACTTTGGCAGCTTTTTCAGGAGCATGATTTGGCTTTAATGTTGTTATTTTAATTGGTTTAATTATTGGTATGTTTGCAACATTATTTGTTGCAATCCCAATTTGAGTAGCATTAGAAAAATATCGTGCCTTAAATAAAATCCGTGTTAAAAATTACTTAGATTCACAACGTGTTGAAGTTGATGAACAAGTTGTTGTTGGGATTAATGATTAA